The DNA segment AAAAGATTTTATCAGGTCGCGTACGGTTCGGATTGGTTTATTTTCCTAGCCCTAATAACTAACCTTGAGTCCCAAGTTACAGAACTTTCTATATATAGTATGGAAGAAACTGACCTTTCCTTGGAGACCACGTGCGCTCCAGCCACTTGGGATAGCGAAAGATCTGAAATGAGCCCATTCGCTTAAGCTCGCTTTGCCCAAGATCACAGCACCTGAATCTCTCAGTCTCTTCACAACACCCGCGTCTCGAGGCACGACGGAACCAAACAAGGCCAAGGAACCAGCCGTGGTGTTAAGCTTGTCCTTGGTGGAGATTAAATCTTTGAGGAGAATCGGAACACCGTGCAAGAAAGGAAGCTCAGTGGTCACGTCTTTCACCTCGCGTTCTCTGTCTGCTTTCTCTGCTTGGATCAACGCGTCTGGATTGGTCTCGATGACTGCAAAGAGTATCGGGTTGAGGTTGGAGATCTCTTCGAGGTAGAACTCGACGAGCTGCTTTGATGTAAGTCGTTTCTCGTTGAAAGCAAGTCTTATGTCTTGGATTGTGGCTTCTTGGATCGAGAACGTCGAGGTGAGCATGATGTAAGAAGATGAAACGCAGAGAAAAAATGGTCAACGCCAAGCAGCAGGTTGCTTCGTTCTCACGATGATCGAAGAATACAACTCCCAATAACACCAACTTTAATAGATTTAAagaatcattaaaatctagactttttgaataacaaaagattGTGTATAGAATTACTAAATCatgaaaccaataacactagattttaatgAGAACGTGAGAATgtgtaaaccaataacactagattctATAAATTCTAACAATCATCATAAATGTAACTCCCACTGACACCCCCTAATTAAAAGTTAAATACAATTAACAAAGTGTTTGTTTATTTGCCACCATTGAGAGCAAGAGATGTTAATGGCCGTTGATTAAAAACAAGGGTTGCGATTAGCCATTATATCAAGTTGCATAAACTAAAAGCTCACAGTGATACGTTGAGATGAATTTCTTGGTTTAAATATAATAGCTTTTTAACAATGCAGTCcgttattttttcaaataagCTATATCTTAATATTTCAATGTGATGATCAAGACGAGAATGCTTCATAACGATTCCTAGTCTCTTTCCCCATAATGATTCACAACGATTCCTAGAACTCTACGAGCTGCTTTGATCTAACTCGTTTCTCCTTGAAAGCAAGCCTAATGTCTTCAACCTGTAGCTTCTTGGATCGAGAACGTTGAGGTGAGCATGATGTGAGAAGAAGTGGTGTGGTTCATAGATGATGAAACGCAGAGCCAGAGATGGTCAACGGCAAGCACCAGACTGCATACTTTacagtaaaaaaattaaaagattcctaaaccaaataattatttatttattcgtCATACCGAGATGTCAATGGCCGTTAGATAAAGACAATTGTTTGCGATTAGCCAAAATTAaaagtctttttctttttgtcatctTGGTTAAAGACATGGATTAAGAACACGTGATTTACAGAATCCAAAGCTCGTTGAGATAAGTTTCAcaacaataataaataaaaagctcatagttattcaaaattattcaaAGGCAGTCAAATCCAAAAAACCCTCAGGGTTTTACAAACTCGAACgatcagaaaataaaaaaaaacattaaaaaagcAAAAGATAACATTCATCATCAGATTACTCAGATCTGACCACAATCAGCAACAACAACCTTCTTCTTAGTCGTCCCAGAAGACGATCCAACCTTCTCAATCGCCTTCACAACCTCCATACCTTCAACAACCTTCCCAAACACCACGTGCTTCCCATCGAGCCACGACGTCTCCGCGGTGCAGATAAAAAACTGAGATCCGTTGGTGTTGGGACCAGAGTTCGCCATGGAGAGGATCCCCGCCCCGGTGTGCTTCTTAACAAAGTTCTCGTCCTTGAACTTATCGCCGTAGATCGACTCCCCGCCGGTCCCGTTCCCGGCGGTGAAATCGCCTCCCTGGCACATGAACCCGGGGATCACGCGGTGGAATGCCGATCCCTTGAAGTGGAGCGGCTTTCCCTTCTTTCCGACGCCTTTCTCGCCGGTGCAGAGGGCGCGGAAGTTCTCGGCGGTGTTCGGCGTCGTGTCGGCGTAAAGCTCCATCACGATGCGGCCGGCGGGGGCGCCGTCGAGGGTCATGTCGAAGAAGACTCTTGGGTTAGCCATTTTGATTGAAAGAGAGGAGGAGGCTGTGTTAGTAGTGGTGGTGATGCTTAGGGTTGTTAGCGATGGGTGCTTCATATATAGAGAGGATTCGATGAAGAAAAGGAAAGTATGTTTGTGACCGTTGATTTTGAGACACGTGTAGGGATGGAGATTAACTGTGGTTAAATTTAGTTTGACCAAGGGTTAAAGTTGCGTGGATTTGAGGCTGCCCGTTTTTGCGAATGAGATTGTTTATTGTTAGATGGACCCGACAGAGTTACGgcgttttttttatataggtgGGCCGAGCCGAAAGCAGAAGCCCAGTATCTAATCATTATATAattcactttttaaaaatattcttgaaataaatatatcttcgatatgaaaaaaatgtaaaaatgtcaTTCAGCTCACTAAAAACCCTGAGATATAACCCTCGAAGTTACAAAACGTATAACACGGTGCATAGGATTACGAAATTTAGATAAATGTAAGTATAACAACAACctttttataccaaaaaaaaacaacctttCTAATATGCAACTCGCATGCCTTGTTACACTATTTAACATGCCTTCTTCGGTTGTGACCACTCCAAAATCTCGAAAATACGAAATGTAAagaattaaaacaaaagaaaataatagatATTGATTTAAGGTGGAATGATGCTAATTATGCCGATTTAGACGTTTGGTGGGATTATTAGGCTTCACTTTTTAGCAGCATAGCCACTTTGTATTTATTTACCAAAGTGATTCGATTATTTTTCAGTCACAATTATGTGAATGTCTAAACCAAAGAAAACTACAAACACCATCAACttcatcaaatattttttagacaCGCGACGTCTCCTAGTATCCTAAGTCCTAACTAGGGTCTATCACTTGGTATGAATCATTTTTCTTCCACTCCACGATATGCTAGCAGCATTCctaatatatagtatttatttttcattataaaatagttttgaataaatatgttgtaatgatACTCTATTTCTTATAGAATGGAAAATGAGTGTACTATTTAAGTAGAGTTTTTTGTTTTCatcacttaatttttttttaaaaaccaccATTAGAGCATAACTCAATTTTATCATAGagttaatcaatttttttaaaaaatagagtaaactaTTGGACAAACTCAATTTTGAATACATATTCAAGAAATATTAGCACGGGAATATAATTTTGTACACTTGAAAACTTGCAATGTATACTGTTTTTGTAACAAATGAATTATAATTAGAATAAAATTTCAGTTTAAAAAGCAAAATAGAACTTTGAATGCTTTTTCTTTATCTATATAAAAggagtaaaaaatataatttgtaggACTGATAAAAATTCGtcaattaaaaatattgtaaattttaattttaatttttttataactaaaatttttaGTTATCAATTAGAgcttatttttttagtttttttattggACTCGAAATATCTATGTACTGGCATTGCCACCTTGCCATTGGAGATGGTGTAGATAGATTATCCACTATTATTTTTGATCTGCGGCACTGATGTTACCATTTTCAACTTCTATCACATTATTGTCTACAATAagctagcaaaaaaaaacattatgtcCTCTTTGATTTTTGGTTGTCCACGTGTACGGTGGCAGGGGATCTCGTGCCATGCACAGAGTCAGATGACTGACTAATAATTGTTCGTTTCTGCATATTTTACTATTTAACTTAGAGTGAGTGACTTTCGATttcaataataaaaatgtttatcaaaaggTTGTATAGTTTGGAGAACGAATATTACTAGATTAGAAAAAACAATTAACATTGTCTATTGGTCGACTCCAAAAGTTTATTTTGCCagtgctttgatttgattttaacTTTTGGATTTTAGGGACATaatgctttttttttgaaaacaagcTTCTTCCAAAGCATACGGCTTTCTGAATGTAGATGATAAAAATAgttattctatatattttgatataaaaaagaaaaaatttgaGATTAACAATGATTTGAGTGAcctagaaatttttttttatagttattgAGAACAAAAAAAAGCATTATGTCCCTAAAATCCAAAAgttaaaatcaaatcaaagcactGGCAAAATAAACTTTTGGAGTCGACCAATAGACAATGTTAATTGTTTTTTCTAATCTAGTAATATTCGTTCTCCAAACTATACAAccttttgataaacatttttattattgaaATCGAAAGTCACTCACTCTAAGTTAAATAGTAAAATATGCAGAAACGAACAATTATTAGTCAGTCATCTGACTCTGTGCATGGCACGAGATCCCCTGCCACCGTACACGTGGACAACCAAACATCTTACTCACTGCAAAGATACTCTCTCACGTCACTGATTATTAACTTAtactataaagttataaaccatatgttatttatttatttaaatatcgTATAATACTGGTGAAACTCGAAAAGCAACAACCTCCGTgcaatcatatcatatgcatgGCTTGATCAAAGGGTAACCTTTTCCACCTTCTCCCAATCGCTAGAGTCACCGCGCTCGTTTCCATCCTCCCGTCACAATCACATCCTGTTCGTACACGTGGACCCCGCATCCTCCTACTTTTGCCGAGTAGCTGATACGTCTACCCTTCGCCGTTTCCAAAGATTACTTGTTCGACTAGTGTGTGATACACTCTCCGACTCTCGCTTCTCTTCTGTTTCGTGATCAGAGAGAAGAGATAGAGAGGGAAGAAGCTTGttcgtttcttcttcttcgttccacGCTCGATCATCAAGGTTCGTGATCCGTTTCTACGTACGTCTCTCTGTGGTTTAAGAACTGTTTGATCGAGATGAGGTTTTGTAACTCCTTGCTTAGTTTTCTTCGCCGGATCTCCGGCGAAGAGTCGTGTACGTGCGTTAGCTCAGCGAGAGTTTTGTTTTCGATCCTTCCTGTGCCGTTGATATCGTTAAAATCGAGTCGAAATCTCTCGTTGTTTTCTTGTTATCGTTCGTGAAGTTTCTCTGCTTCTCTGCGTTCTGATTGATCGAGTTTCTCTCCGTTTGATAGTCATCAGTTTCTGCATAACAGTTTGATTGATTACGATATGATTATGCTATCGTTGTGAGCAAAATGGATCTGATATCTATCTATGATAATGCAGGGAGTGAGATCATTGGATTGTTCGCTAGCAATGTCGAGTTTGAATCTGAACGTAGATGTAAATCAGAACGGAGATATCAAGAAGGCTGATACGCTAGACGATATCAATGACATTGATTTCTCCAAGTTGCTAGAGAAGCCGAGGCCGTTGAACATCGAGAGACTGAGATCACTCGACGAAAGGTCTCTCACTGAGTTATCCGGCTCACCGCAGCTTAGAAACGCGGATAATGCTTCTCGGGTACATGATCACGCTGATTACGTGGCTTCACCGAGCGTGGGTAGGAGGTCTGGTTTCAACACTCCTCGGTCTGTTCATGGGTTTGAGTCTCATCCAATGGTGGGAGAGGCGTGGGATGCTTTGAGAAGGTCTATGGTGTACTTCCGTGGACAGCCTGTTGGGACTATTGCTGCTGTGGATAACTCCGAAGAGAAACTCAACTATGATCAGGTGAAGAATCTTGAAAATTTTGCTTAAACACACACATTTTAATTCGTGTGTTGGTTGGTTGTCTTAGGTGTTTGTGAGAGACTTTGTGCCAAGTGCTTTGGCGTTCTTGATGAACGGAGAACCAGATATAGTGAGAAACTTTCTTTTGAAGACTCTTCGTCTTCAGTCTTGGGAGAAAAAGATTGATAGGTTCCAGCTTGGTGAAGGAGTTATGCCTGCTAGCTTCAAAGTTTTCCATGATCCCGTTAGAAACCATGAAACGTTGATTGCTGATTTTGGCGAGAGCGCGATTGGGAGAGTGGCGCCTGTTGATTCTGGATTCTGGTGGATTATTCTGCTCAGAGCTTACACGAAGTCTACGGGAGACTCTTCTCTTGCTGACATGCCTGAATGCCAGAAGGGTATACGTTTGATACTAAGCCTTTGTCTCTCTGAGGGGTTTGATACCTTTCCCACTCTCTTGTGCGCTGATGGTTGCTGTATGATTGATCGTAGGATGGTGAGTAAAAGGCCTTTTACTAATTTTGATTCTTTCTACAAGGAGACAGTTTGAGAATCTTCTGTTTTTTCCTTGTTGTAGGGAGTTTATGGTTACCCTATAGAGATCCAAGCCCTCTTCTTTATGGCCCTAAGGTGTGCACTGCTCGTGCTTAAACACGATGGAGAAGGTAAAGAAATGGTGGAACAGATAGTGAAGCGACTCCACGCGTTGAGCTACCACATGAGGAGTTACTTTTGGCTAGACTTGAAGCAGCTTAATGACATTTACCGATACAAGACGGAGGAATACTCTCACACTGCTGTCAACAAGTTCAACGTAATCCCTGATTCTCTTCCGGAATGGATTTTCGACTTCATGCCATCTCACGGAGGGTTTTTTATCGGCAACGTTAGCCCCGCGAGAATGGATTTCCGTTGGTTTGCGTTGGGCAATTGTATAGCCATATTGTCTTCCATGGCTACTCCTGAACAGTCAACCGCAATTATGGATCTCATAGAATCTCGCTGGGAAGAGTTGGTTGGAGAAATGCCACTGAAAGTTTGCTACCCTGCAATAGAAAGCCATGAATGGAGAATTGTAACTGGTTGTGACCCCAAAAACACCCGATGGAGTTACCACAATGGAGGGTCCTGGCCAGGTAAATTTTACTAATTCATCTGGTTTTCTACTGTATGCAAAAGCTAATCTGATCTTTATGTTTCCTGGCACAGTGCTGCTGTGGCTACTGACGGCTGCTTGTATCAAAACTGGTCGACCTCAAATAGCAAGACGAGCAATTGAAGTAGCTGAGGCTAGGCTTCATAAAGACAACTGGCCTGAGTACTACGATGGAAAGCTAGGGAGATACGTTGGGAAGCAGTCTCGAAAATGCCAGACCTGGTCAATCGCCGGATACTTAGTAGCTAAGATGATGCTGGAAGATCCATCACATGTCGGTATGGTTGCTCTTGAGGAAGACAAACAAATGAAACCCGTTATGAGAAGATCCAACTCCTGGACTTGTTGAAGttttatcatcttcttcaagGTAAGTGTGCAAGAGATGAGCTTAGAAGAAACTTCATGATCCCTGGTTTTAATGCTGATAACAACTCTTTCGTTGTTTTTCAAATTGCACATTCTACGTTTGTTTTGCTttgtgaaatatttttagacTACGAAACATTTAAGTATCGTAAAAAAGAGTTCATCTCTTTAAAGCTTCCATCTTATTACATGCATATCTCTCTCTGTTGCTCAAACATCAAGGTTTCGAGCAACGATGCCTTCAAATGTAACACCAGGTCCAAAAGCTAGAATCAGACCCCACTCGTTTTCACCTTCATTCATGTTCCTTGCTTTCCGGCTCTCCTCCAACATATACTCCAACACATAAACGATGGAGTTGCTACTTGCGTTGCCGTAGTCCATGAGAGCTCTTCTGCTTGGACTCAGCTTCTCCGGCGAGAGGTTAAGCCGCTTTTCCATTCGGTTCAAGATGGCTGGTCCACCTGGATGAACCGCCCAGAACATCTGGTTATAGTCTTTAGGAGTCAGGCCCGCTTTCCCTATTAGCTTCTTGCAGAAACTCTCCACGTTGTCTTCTATTATCTGTGGAAGCTCTCTCGACAGCGTGAAGTTTATCCCTTCTTCTGTTAGCTTCCCATCTATGGTCTTCTCAGTGTCTGCGCCATGAAAATGCAATCCTAAGTTTGTCTAAACACATAGGCTAAGTTATAAGGATGCAAAGAtcatgtagtttttttttaccaGGAAGGAAGTTTTGAATTGCAGTGTGAAGCTCAAAGAGAGGCTTCTCAGAGATGGGGTTTGGATCGGATCCGATGATCATAGCTCCAGCTCCATCACCAAACAACGCGACCCCAACAAGATCATACGGTCTGTCTGCACTTGGAGGTTTGAAACCAATGATGGTTGTCTCAGAAGTAGCAAGCAAAACTCTACTCCCCGGATTGTTCTCGGCTATGTCTTTCGCTACACGGAGGCCTGCAACGCCACCAGAACAGCCGACGAAGTAGAGCAGAACACGGTGTGTCTCGGGGCTGAGACCAAGTCCTTTGGCTAAGTACAGGTCGCCACCAGGAAGACGAGCTTCGCTTGAGGAGACGTAGACAAGGTGAGTTATGTCGGAAATAGAACGGCCCCATTTCTTGATGCAGGCTTTAGAAGCTTCCACTGCCATTTCAGTGACAGCGTCGTTGCATATGTCCAGACGCTGCTTCACGGTGGATCCTCCTTCAATGGCGAGTTCTGGATACTTCGTTAGTATCTCCTCTGACATTACAACATACCTTGTCTTCACCGTCGTTGTCTTGCCTATATAGTAGTCGAAACAGTCAAACAACCTCAGTTTTCAGAAGCTTATACAAAGTTTTAAAGAGAGAAGGTTAAAGTGGAGAGATTACAGAGACGAGTAAGCTTCTGTTTGAGTTCAGGGTCATCACAGTTGGTGGTTTTGAAGTAGCCATCAACCAAATACTCTTGCATCACAAGCTGGTGAGGAAAGGCTTTTCCGATAGCAAGAATGGTGGCTTTCCCAGGATTTGGTTTCTTCTCTGAACCCAACTCTGTTGCGTCGATGCTTCCCATTTTCTATCTGTTTTCTCTTGTTAAATATTATGTTCAAAAGAGTCAGGGTGAAGGCATATATATACACAGTCGATGACCTGCATCTTTGTGCGATGTTTCTGCCTAGTTGATATTTGGTGAAGATTAGGTGTGAGATTCAGGAGCTTCATGTTTATTGCATTGGATCTTTCTTAAAGATCAAACTagaattcttttagaattttccCTTGATACATCATAATCTTTGGGTTTAACTAAAAGCTATTTGTTCCTAACCAACACAAGAGTGTGTACACTTTCAAAGAATGATCAAAGAAACTAACTAAAAGCTTCTTACTATTTCTTAATCTGCCACATAGGCCACTGCTCCATGAAATCATCAGCTAAAAGCTATTTGTTCCTAGTAGTTACTACACAAAAGAAGCAGTAGCAACTGAATGAGACACAGAGAAGCACATAGATTGGATCATCAGTGGGCCCGCATTTGGACTTGGACTTGGACTCATCTCAAACCCAATCCCAATCCCAATCCCAATcccaaacccaaacccaaacccaaCGGATAAGTAAACTatcttttttttggtctttgcataatataattttttttttttgaaaaatgataaGGAAAACGTTGACGACTTGACGGCCGTTAAAGCCACGTCAGCATATGGCCCACAGCAAGTCGTTCGTTATTTCATATCCTCTCAACTATTCTCCTCTTTATGCTCCCTTTATCCTCTCATCATCTTTCCTCCCCTCTCTCTCGCCTTCTCCTCCAATGGAGGTTACCTCCTCCTTCATCTCTACTACCACTTCTTCGAAGTATCTCACCTTAACTTCATACTCTCCGGTGATTCTTCCCGCCTCTAGTCTCCGCTCCATCCGTACCGATTTCCTCGGCTGCTGCCACACTCTCCgtcctcctcctcatcatcatcatcttcgaaCTCGCGCCGGAAAACGGAAAACTAGTCGTTCATCGCCTCGTTTAGTCGTTAGAGCTTCTATCGACTCTGGTCTGATCCTCGTCGTTGTGGCTGTCACCGCTTTTTCCGCCATTGCTTTCGCTTATTGCCAAAATTCTTTCAGAAAACGAAAACTTTCCGACAAGGTCAGTCAAGTTTTCGACAAGACCAGTCAACTATCCGACAAGGTCAGTAACCTTTCCGACAAGGCCATTCAACTTTCCGACAAGGtcagtaaaatttatatttcttttacCTCTGCCATCGCTTGAGCTGATGATTTATTTGAAGTGAATTCTGACTGGCTAAACTTGATCAGGTTGCAGAATCTCCAGAGACGCTTCATGGAGGAAAGATCAGTAGTACTGAGAGTCAGCAGGAAAGTCAACATTTAGATGTTCATGAAGGGAACCCTGTGGAAGTAAATGGAAGTTTTAGAAAGAAGGTGGAAGAGGAGGCTCATCAAATCCAGGAAAATGCTAACGAGACTGTTGCCTCGTCATCAATCACCAGAGGTTTTAGCAAGAAGGTGGAAGAAAGTGCGAACAAATCTGAGGAAGAGGAGGCTCATCAAGTCCAGGAAGCTGCTGTGATGGAGTACGATCCATTTGTGGCCAAAGAAATGGCAGCTGAGGAGTCTCAGTTTGCTGTTGCCGGTGTCAGCACTATTGCTAGTGAACATAGTTCTATAGATGAGTCCCTTTCATCTTCTTTGAGTAATGGGCATGTTGCTGTGGAATCAGCTACATTGGGAACACAAGCACCTGAAGAGCAAATGGTTATGGAGAATGGTTTCTCGCAGGCAGTGATGGGAGTTCATTCGGTTGCTTCTCCACATGTGGTGGTAGATGACGATACACATGCTCTGGAGAATAAATATAATGGTTTGGCCCAAAAGCCTGTTGACTACAGCATTTTCACGGAGAGCAAAAGAGAAGAGATTCACACGTTTTATGGGTCTAATCATTCATCACCCACTTCTTCAAGGCTGACAAGTGTTAAAGCAGTCTCTCCTACTCTTACTTCTCCTGCAACTGATAGTTTATTGCTAGACCACAAGAACGGTGGAGTGATTGATACTCAGTTCTCAGGACCAAGTTCTAATCAGGCTACTGGTACGTTGACAGTGTGGTACTTTCCTCGCAGTGCAAATCCATTACGATGATGCTTTAAAGTAACTTTTCGTTGCAGGTTATGTTGAAGAAGAAAATCTTGTGGGACACGGTAACGGTGGTTTGTCCTACAAAAGGAAAGATGTAAGAAGAGACTGGGAAGTTCCAGATGATGGGAAGAAGCATGTGGTTCACCAAACTGATGAAAGCATGCCTGAGTTCCCGTCCCAGATACTTAATAGCAATGGGCGTTCTCCAAAAACTAGTGATGCTTACCACCAGTTAGTTAGAGATGGGAGGTAAGAAATATTCTCTGGTTTGAAAAAACAGTGCTCAATCTTGTGGCTGTTCTCTTTTTCTTCTGCTAATCTTTCTTGGGAAGTTTTATCACCAAACAAAAGTTGCTTGATTGTTTGACTTTGAGGGTGTAATATCCATATATAATAGGCTAATGGAATGCATAAACCTACTTGAAGATTTGGATCAAAGGGATTTATTGGACATGGACAAGGTATGTTTGCTTTCCCTGAAAAATATGGATGAGATCTTAGTATTGCTTCTCCTTGAACTGTGGAACTTATTTTTCCTATCTCCTCACATCAGGTTTATCACGCAAGCTTCTTTAAACTCTGCAAGAAGAAAAGAACTGTCAAGGAAGCATTTCGATTTACCAAGTTGATTCCAAATCCAACAATGAGCACATTCAATATGTTAATGTCTGTGTGT comes from the Brassica rapa cultivar Chiifu-401-42 chromosome A01, CAAS_Brap_v3.01, whole genome shotgun sequence genome and includes:
- the LOC103833964 gene encoding probable alkaline/neutral invertase B: MSSLNLNVDVNQNGDIKKADTLDDINDIDFSKLLEKPRPLNIERLRSLDERSLTELSGSPQLRNADNASRVHDHADYVASPSVGRRSGFNTPRSVHGFESHPMVGEAWDALRRSMVYFRGQPVGTIAAVDNSEEKLNYDQVFVRDFVPSALAFLMNGEPDIVRNFLLKTLRLQSWEKKIDRFQLGEGVMPASFKVFHDPVRNHETLIADFGESAIGRVAPVDSGFWWIILLRAYTKSTGDSSLADMPECQKGIRLILSLCLSEGFDTFPTLLCADGCCMIDRRMGVYGYPIEIQALFFMALRCALLVLKHDGEGKEMVEQIVKRLHALSYHMRSYFWLDLKQLNDIYRYKTEEYSHTAVNKFNVIPDSLPEWIFDFMPSHGGFFIGNVSPARMDFRWFALGNCIAILSSMATPEQSTAIMDLIESRWEELVGEMPLKVCYPAIESHEWRIVTGCDPKNTRWSYHNGGSWPVLLWLLTAACIKTGRPQIARRAIEVAEARLHKDNWPEYYDGKLGRYVGKQSRKCQTWSIAGYLVAKMMLEDPSHVGMVALEEDKQMKPVMRRSNSWTC
- the LOC103833770 gene encoding peptidyl-prolyl cis-trans isomerase; the encoded protein is MANPRVFFDMTLDGAPAGRIVMELYADTTPNTAENFRALCTGEKGVGKKGKPLHFKGSAFHRVIPGFMCQGGDFTAGNGTGGESIYGDKFKDENFVKKHTGAGILSMANSGPNTNGSQFFICTAETSWLDGKHVVFGKVVEGMEVVKAIEKVGSSSGTTKKKVVVADCGQI
- the LOC103833867 gene encoding type III polyketide synthase B; the encoded protein is MGSIDATELGSEKKPNPGKATILAIGKAFPHQLVMQEYLVDGYFKTTNCDDPELKQKLTRLCKTTTVKTRYVVMSEEILTKYPELAIEGGSTVKQRLDICNDAVTEMAVEASKACIKKWGRSISDITHLVYVSSSEARLPGGDLYLAKGLGLSPETHRVLLYFVGCSGGVAGLRVAKDIAENNPGSRVLLATSETTIIGFKPPSADRPYDLVGVALFGDGAGAMIIGSDPNPISEKPLFELHTAIQNFLPDTEKTIDGKLTEEGINFTLSRELPQIIEDNVESFCKKLIGKAGLTPKDYNQMFWAVHPGGPAILNRMEKRLNLSPEKLSPSRRALMDYGNASSNSIVYVLEYMLEESRKARNMNEGENEWGLILAFGPGVTFEGIVARNLDV